From one Peredibacter starrii genomic stretch:
- a CDS encoding cytochrome b N-terminal domain-containing protein yields MSEGFAKKVANTQVWKAIFRHGPPNNARNRAAVVAGNVFLHLHPIKLKKSGVQLGYTWCMGGLTFFVFLALTVTGVLLMFYYRPTAEYAFTDIIGLREHVPLGIMRELHRWGAHLMVITVWIHMFRVFMTGSYKPPREFNWGVGVVLLILTMLLSFTGYLLPWDQLAIWAITVGSNMAKATPFAGHGGPGAALAKIGDFVMVSDKNDVRFQLLGGRFVGEAALLRFYILHCVFIPLVVAILIAVHFWRVRKDGGISAPL; encoded by the coding sequence ATGTCTGAAGGTTTTGCTAAAAAAGTTGCTAATACCCAAGTCTGGAAAGCGATTTTCCGTCACGGTCCACCAAACAACGCTCGTAACAGAGCCGCTGTTGTTGCTGGTAACGTGTTCCTACATCTTCACCCAATCAAGTTGAAAAAATCAGGCGTTCAGCTTGGTTACACTTGGTGTATGGGTGGTCTTACATTTTTCGTGTTCCTGGCACTAACAGTGACTGGTGTACTTCTTATGTTCTATTACCGTCCAACTGCTGAATACGCATTCACAGATATCATCGGTCTTCGCGAACACGTACCTCTAGGGATCATGCGTGAGCTTCACCGTTGGGGCGCCCACTTAATGGTAATTACTGTTTGGATTCACATGTTCCGTGTATTCATGACTGGTTCATACAAACCACCTCGCGAGTTCAACTGGGGTGTGGGTGTAGTTCTTCTTATTCTTACAATGCTTCTGTCGTTCACAGGATACCTTCTTCCTTGGGATCAGCTTGCTATTTGGGCGATTACCGTAGGTTCGAACATGGCGAAAGCAACTCCGTTCGCAGGTCACGGTGGTCCAGGTGCCGCCCTTGCTAAGATCGGTGACTTCGTTATGGTTTCTGATAAAAACGACGTTCGTTTCCAACTTCTTGGTGGTCGTTTCGTAGGTGAAGCAGCATTGCTTCGTTTCTACATTCTCCACTGCGTATTCATTCCACTAGTTGTTGCAATCCTGATTGCAGTCCACTTCTGGCGCGTACGTAAAGACGGCGGAATTTCAGCTCCACTATAA
- a CDS encoding QcrA and Rieske domain-containing protein — protein MSEETKTSLNRREFFSFLAVGWITFGAATAGMASLIFRFLYPNVVFEPAMDFIAGFPDDYAEGVDERWKNGFGVWIYKKDGRLVAMSNICTHLGCIPTWLPAESKFKCPCHGSGYYPNGINFEGPAPRPLERFKILRNPEGKIIVDKTKVFRYEKGEWNNDGAYIDV, from the coding sequence ATGAGTGAAGAGACCAAAACCAGTCTTAACCGCCGCGAGTTCTTCAGCTTCTTAGCTGTTGGATGGATCACATTCGGTGCTGCTACCGCAGGTATGGCGAGTTTAATCTTTAGATTTCTTTATCCAAACGTTGTGTTTGAACCCGCGATGGATTTCATTGCTGGTTTCCCTGATGATTACGCTGAAGGTGTAGACGAGCGTTGGAAAAACGGATTCGGTGTTTGGATCTATAAAAAAGATGGTCGCCTCGTAGCGATGTCGAACATCTGTACTCACCTTGGTTGTATTCCAACTTGGCTTCCAGCTGAATCAAAATTCAAATGTCCATGTCACGGATCTGGTTACTACCCGAATGGTATTAACTTCGAAGGTCCGGCCCCACGTCCGCTAGAGCGTTTTAAAATTCTTCGCAATCCTGAAGGGAAAATCATCGTCGATAAGACAAAAGTTTTCCGTTACGAGAAAGGCGAATGGAACAACGACGGCGCTTACATTGATGTCTAA
- a CDS encoding cytochrome b family protein has product MIKAAINYLSDPLYSFTLFIILFVLAMKRMDIVGTKKFGLALLIGVLAIFGWMVTDPVFFSVISLPDNIPIIILNGLVFWSTWYALYRGHQNDLRIAAGEQPIEGTPENREKVWAWPNLVYTELFCGILCTIFLIVWAIFFKAPLEEPANPTWAPNPAKAPWYFLGLQEMLVYFDPWMAGVVLPGFIIVGLIAIPFIDINPKGNGYYTFKERKFAIAGFLFGWLALWVYLIQVGTFLRGPNWTFYGPFEYWDFHKVVAENNVNLSEYFWIKMLNVGLPKNIFLREIVGIIFMGLYCVASVPFITKKWGYKYLPRMGAIRYYLMVFLLLGMALLPLKMYLRWFFTLKYIVAMPEFELNL; this is encoded by the coding sequence ATGATTAAGGCAGCGATTAACTACCTTTCCGATCCTCTTTACTCGTTTACTTTGTTTATCATTCTTTTCGTTCTTGCAATGAAGAGAATGGATATCGTTGGGACGAAGAAGTTCGGACTTGCTCTACTTATCGGCGTACTGGCCATCTTCGGATGGATGGTAACAGATCCGGTATTCTTCTCAGTAATTTCACTTCCAGATAACATTCCTATCATTATCCTGAATGGTCTGGTTTTCTGGTCTACCTGGTATGCATTATATAGAGGTCACCAAAACGATCTACGAATCGCTGCCGGTGAACAACCGATTGAAGGTACTCCTGAGAACCGTGAAAAAGTTTGGGCATGGCCTAACCTTGTTTATACAGAACTTTTCTGCGGTATCCTTTGTACGATCTTCCTCATTGTGTGGGCGATTTTCTTCAAAGCTCCTCTAGAAGAACCGGCCAACCCAACTTGGGCACCAAACCCAGCGAAAGCTCCTTGGTACTTCCTTGGTCTACAAGAAATGCTTGTATACTTCGATCCATGGATGGCCGGTGTGGTACTTCCTGGTTTCATTATCGTTGGTCTAATCGCAATTCCTTTCATCGATATCAACCCGAAAGGAAACGGTTACTACACTTTTAAAGAGAGAAAATTCGCCATCGCGGGCTTCCTTTTTGGATGGCTTGCTCTTTGGGTTTACCTCATTCAAGTAGGTACGTTCCTTCGTGGTCCAAACTGGACGTTCTATGGTCCGTTTGAGTACTGGGACTTCCACAAAGTTGTGGCCGAAAACAACGTTAACTTATCTGAATACTTCTGGATCAAGATGCTTAACGTTGGTCTCCCTAAGAACATCTTCCTTCGCGAAATCGTAGGGATCATCTTCATGGGACTATATTGCGTGGCCTCGGTTCCATTTATCACTAAGAAGTGGGGATACAAGTACCTGCCTCGTATGGGTGCTATCCGTTACTACTTAATGGTGTTCTTACTTCTTGGTATGGCCCTACTTCCACTGAAAATGTACCTTCGTTGGTTCTTTACTCTGAAGTACATCGTGGCAATGCCAGAATTTGAATTAAACCTCTAA
- a CDS encoding c-type cytochrome, producing the protein MKREPGMAYDTKVLNKVFAVVSVVFLLVVIWMVFDDYIRPWKAVQVKALDIEKQKIQEKIKEIDGSIDGNKLKEIKAKIAEAEKGVASHEEQISKINEKITGIQREIYVQNMVNGVNGSKAAELQFKYEHAMMENHPEDAKKLKVKFDDSKKKEIEGKDHLKALQAQEAAANDELKAIMANKTAAEKELKNMVGDKERMLQAMASTEKNPIWALRNAPFIDYLDPTIKIRQFVIQKATNDFYFQQVPKIDRCTTCHVFIDKPGYEDQANPYKTHPKVDSLAVGVSSAHPIKDFGCTSCHGGVGDRVNDFNSPAHIPQNAEQAKEWKEKYHWHEPHKIPQPMVPLQYAEGMCMKCHKEQERIPMADKLNHGRQLVENYGCYACHKIEGWQHLKKPGPSLQKVSGKLSKEFIKNWIWSPKTFNPKSKMPSFFNQENNSTPEFRNKNMAEVNAMAEYIYQTSRDYKPFQKFSAGNAEKGKELIETIGCVGCHMVEGIDDKWNAVGAKKGTYLTGVGSKVDGDWLVSWLKKPSHYQEDTAMPSFRLTDGEANDIATYLMSLKNQRFADLQFPEINKAVRDEILVDYFSAFETVKAAKGKLEKLSDAERTMELGRRSINKYGCYSCHNINGFEGDLPQIGPELTKEGSKPIEQFGFGQQKQVPHTRQGWITQHLKTPRIWDVGVPKPFKDLNRMPNFYLTDEEVESMVGVILGLVSDKVPLAGMKRLSAGEKQYYEGMKVANQYNCYGCHKIDGIGGKLSEAFDDQNYGPPYLTKEGLRVQTDWLYDFLQNVHPIRPYVKVRMPTFNFKHDELNKLVTGFQGGSDQPTFEAPQTVEWEPGEKEAAQKIWNELACTTCHTLGFNSDAPQAPNLHYAKKRLRPAFMDAWITNPQSFLPYTSMPAFWDDGSGNLIPAVDGVLDNDPKRQIRAVRKLVQEFGYNTSPAPFPKNN; encoded by the coding sequence ATGAAACGTGAACCTGGAATGGCATATGACACTAAAGTCCTGAATAAGGTCTTTGCTGTTGTTTCCGTAGTTTTCCTCTTAGTTGTGATTTGGATGGTTTTTGATGACTACATCCGTCCATGGAAAGCTGTACAAGTTAAAGCTCTTGATATCGAAAAACAAAAGATTCAGGAAAAAATCAAAGAGATCGATGGATCTATTGATGGCAATAAGCTGAAAGAAATTAAGGCGAAAATTGCTGAAGCTGAAAAAGGTGTTGCTTCTCACGAAGAGCAAATCTCTAAGATTAACGAAAAGATCACTGGAATCCAGCGCGAAATCTACGTTCAAAACATGGTAAACGGTGTGAACGGATCAAAAGCTGCTGAGCTTCAGTTTAAGTATGAACACGCGATGATGGAGAACCATCCAGAAGACGCGAAGAAACTTAAAGTTAAATTCGACGATTCGAAGAAAAAAGAAATTGAAGGGAAAGACCACCTTAAAGCTCTTCAAGCTCAAGAAGCTGCTGCTAACGATGAACTTAAAGCTATTATGGCCAACAAAACTGCGGCCGAGAAAGAACTTAAGAACATGGTTGGTGATAAAGAAAGAATGCTTCAGGCAATGGCATCTACGGAAAAGAATCCAATTTGGGCCCTTCGTAACGCTCCTTTCATCGATTACCTAGATCCAACTATTAAAATTCGTCAGTTCGTAATTCAAAAAGCGACTAACGATTTCTATTTCCAACAAGTTCCTAAGATCGACCGTTGTACTACTTGTCACGTATTCATTGATAAGCCAGGTTACGAAGATCAAGCGAACCCATATAAGACTCACCCGAAAGTTGATTCACTTGCTGTTGGCGTAAGCTCTGCTCACCCAATCAAGGACTTCGGTTGTACTTCTTGTCACGGTGGTGTTGGTGACCGTGTAAACGATTTCAATTCTCCTGCTCACATCCCTCAGAACGCTGAACAAGCTAAAGAGTGGAAAGAGAAATACCACTGGCATGAACCACACAAGATTCCGCAGCCGATGGTTCCACTTCAATACGCAGAAGGTATGTGTATGAAGTGTCACAAAGAACAAGAACGTATTCCAATGGCAGACAAACTGAACCACGGTCGTCAGCTTGTTGAGAACTACGGATGTTACGCTTGTCACAAAATCGAAGGATGGCAGCACCTGAAAAAACCAGGTCCTTCTCTTCAAAAGGTTTCTGGCAAACTTTCGAAAGAATTCATTAAGAACTGGATCTGGTCTCCAAAGACTTTCAATCCTAAGTCGAAAATGCCTTCTTTCTTCAACCAGGAAAACAACTCAACTCCTGAGTTCAGAAATAAGAACATGGCCGAAGTTAATGCTATGGCCGAATACATTTACCAAACTTCTCGCGACTACAAGCCGTTCCAGAAATTCTCGGCCGGTAACGCTGAAAAAGGTAAAGAGCTTATCGAAACTATCGGTTGCGTAGGCTGTCACATGGTTGAAGGCATCGACGATAAGTGGAACGCAGTAGGCGCCAAGAAAGGAACTTACCTAACTGGTGTAGGTTCTAAAGTAGATGGCGACTGGCTAGTTTCATGGTTGAAGAAGCCATCCCACTACCAAGAAGACACGGCAATGCCTTCATTCCGTCTAACTGACGGTGAAGCAAATGATATTGCTACTTACTTAATGAGCCTTAAGAATCAACGTTTTGCTGATCTTCAGTTCCCTGAAATCAACAAAGCTGTTCGTGATGAAATCCTGGTTGATTACTTCTCAGCTTTCGAAACTGTTAAAGCTGCGAAAGGCAAACTAGAGAAGCTATCTGATGCTGAAAGAACAATGGAGCTTGGCCGCCGTTCAATTAACAAGTACGGCTGTTACTCTTGTCACAACATCAATGGATTCGAAGGTGACCTTCCTCAGATCGGTCCAGAACTTACAAAAGAAGGTTCTAAACCAATCGAGCAGTTCGGTTTCGGTCAGCAGAAACAAGTTCCTCATACACGTCAGGGCTGGATTACTCAGCACTTAAAAACACCGCGTATCTGGGATGTTGGTGTACCTAAGCCGTTTAAAGACCTTAACCGTATGCCTAACTTCTACTTAACTGATGAAGAAGTTGAGTCGATGGTTGGTGTGATCCTTGGTCTTGTATCTGATAAAGTTCCTCTTGCTGGTATGAAACGTCTATCAGCTGGTGAGAAGCAGTACTACGAAGGTATGAAAGTTGCTAACCAGTACAACTGTTACGGTTGTCACAAAATCGATGGTATCGGCGGTAAATTGTCTGAAGCTTTCGACGATCAGAACTATGGTCCTCCTTACTTAACGAAAGAAGGTCTACGTGTTCAAACTGATTGGTTGTATGACTTCCTTCAGAACGTTCACCCAATTCGTCCATACGTGAAAGTAAGAATGCCAACATTCAACTTCAAGCATGACGAACTTAATAAACTTGTAACTGGCTTCCAGGGTGGTTCTGACCAGCCTACATTTGAAGCTCCACAAACAGTTGAATGGGAACCAGGCGAGAAAGAGGCCGCTCAGAAAATCTGGAACGAGCTAGCATGTACAACATGCCACACTCTAGGTTTCAACAGCGATGCTCCTCAGGCTCCGAACCTTCACTATGCGAAGAAACGTCTACGTCCAGCTTTCATGGATGCTTGGATCACAAATCCTCAGTCGTTCCTTCCATACACATCAATGCCAGCATTCTGGGATGATGGAAGTGGTAACCTGATCCCTGCAGTAGACGGCGTTCTTGATAACGATCCGAAACGTCAGATCCGTGCAGTTAGAAAACTGGTTCAAGAGTTCGGCTACAACACAAGCCCAGCTCCTTTCCCAAAGAACAACTAA